One genomic region from Antedon mediterranea chromosome 3, ecAntMedi1.1, whole genome shotgun sequence encodes:
- the LOC140044656 gene encoding probable ATP-dependent RNA helicase DDX52, with protein sequence MASSTDLFRKLGAGAKFDLKRFGRDSEKLNIQQTCFSKNKPKAYASLDFFGAHEKVNKNESSDIDEQTEKQSSIIPNQVKRKAEKNIEECQSQNPDSKKSKLPPETIELLRQEGINSTRKRNKIHFEGTDVPDPVTNFQQLQEEYKVHNDILSNIHKAGYESPTPIQMQAIPLMLHRREVLACAPTGSGKTAAFIIPILAHLKKSKSTGVRAVVVSPTRELAQQTHREFERLAKGRGLKILVLDKIQMENTSDKFKYDILVSTPNRLVYMLNKGSESLKLTSVEWLIVDESDKLFEDGKSGFREQLAVIYKACESTHVRRALFSATFAYEVEQWCKLNLDNVVAVTVGQKNTATDTIKQELTFVGSEYGKLVAVREIFRKGFNPPVLMFVQSKDRAKELFNELVYDGLNVDVIHADRPQIQRDEVVKNFRSGKIWVLIATELMGRGIDFKGVNVVINYDFPTSAISYIHRIGRTGRAGRQGTAITFFTENDLAHLRSIANVMRNAGCQVPEYMLQIKKTSKRERKRLERNPVERNTIRTLPKKDLKKANRKREMIKQKLEKKQMKNKEKEGHSNKLKTNKPVISKNKKLLNSELQRTIKKSRTVDRKPGEKKSKIHKKK encoded by the exons ATGGCGTCCTCCACTGACTTGTTTCGGAAACTTGGTGCTGGTGCTAAATTCGATTTAAAACGATTTGGACGTGATTCAGAAAAATTGAAC ATTCAACAAACATGCTTCTCTAAAAACAAACCAAAGGCATATGCATCCCTGGATTTCTTCGGAGCCCATGAAAAAGTGAATAAAAACGAATCATCCGACATCGATGAACAAACAGAAAAACAAAGCAGCATCATTCCTAACCAAGTTAAGCGAAAAGCAGAAAAGAACATAGAAG AATGTCAGAGTCAGAATCCAGACTCTAAGAAGAGTAAACTTCCGCCAGAAACAATTGAATTATTGAGACAAGAAGGG ATTAACTCAACACGAAAGAGGAATAAGATTCATTTTGAAGGAACCGATGTACCAGATCCAGTCACCAATTTCCAACAGCTACAAGAAGAATACAAAGTACACAATGATATTCTGAGCAATATACACAAAGCAGGCTATGAGTCTCCTACCCCAATACAGATGCAGGCTATACCTCTTATGCTGCAT agaCGAGAAGTGTTGGCTTGTGCTCCAACGGGGTCTGGCAAGACTGCAGCATTCATTATTCCAATTCTGGCACATTTAAAG AAATCAAAAAGTACTGGAGTACGAGCCGTAGTAGTCTCGCCAACAAGAGAGCTTGCCCAGCAAACCCATCGAGAATTTGAGCGTCTAGCAAAAGGTCGAGGGTTGAAAATTCTTGTGCTGGATAAGATTCAAATGGAAAATACATCAGACaaatttaaatatg ATATACTTGTAAGTACACCAAATCGTTTAGTGTACATGCTCAACAAAGGATCAGAGTCTTTAAAACTTACAAG TGTTGAATGGCTTATAGTCGATGAATCGGATAAACTATTCGAAGATGGTAAATCAGGATTCCGAGAGCAATTGGCGGTCATTTACAAAGCATGCGAGTCTACTCATGTGCGACGTGCCCTCTTCAGCGCTACGTTTGCGTACGAGGTTGAACAATGGTGTAAACTCAACCTTGATAATGTTGTTGCTGTTACAGTTGGTCAAAA GAACACGGCAACGGATACAATCAAACAAGAGTTGACATTTGTCGGTAGTGAGTATGGCAAGCTAGTAGCCGTTAGAGAAATCTTCAGAAAA GGTTTTAATCCACCAGTGTTGATGTTTGTGCAGTCTAAAGATAGAGCTAAGGAGTTATTCAATGAACTTGTATATGATGGGTTAAATGTAGATGTTATTCATGCAGACAGGCCACAGATACAG AGAGATGAAGTTGTCAAGAATTTCAGGTCTGGCAAGATATGGGTGCTAATTGCCACCGAGCTGATGGGTCGTGGGATAGATTTTAAAGGGGTCAATGTGGTAATCAACTATGACTTCCCAACCTCTGCCATCAGCTATATACATCGTATTGGTAGAACAGGACGGGCAGGCAGACAAGGAACTGCAATCACGTTCTTTACAGAAAATGACTTGGCACATTTGAGGAG TATTGCCAATGTTATGAGAAATGCAGGTTGTCAAGTACCAGAATACATGTTGCAgattaaaaaaacatcaaa gcGAGAAAGGAAGCGTCTAGAAAGAAATCCAGTGGAGAGAAATACAATTAGAACATTACCAAAGAAAGATCTGAAGAAAGCCAACAGAAAAAG GGAAATGATAAAACAAAAACTAGAGAAAAAGCAGATGAAAAATAAAGAGAAGGAAGGTCatagtaataaattaaaaacaaataaaccagttatcagtaaaaataaaaaactattGAATAGCGAGCTACAACGTACAATTAAAAAGTCAAGAACTGTTGACAGAAAACCCGGTGAAAAGAAGAgtaaaattcataaaaagaaatga
- the LOC140043443 gene encoding solute carrier family 15 member 4-like, with amino-acid sequence MMRQQGGDNETSPLLKRQNSDSQNYKSYRRKVACSTISLTQMFERIAFYGVSANMVLFLNQEPLHWAADEAVQVTFIFTGLAYMFSLIGGILADSFFGRFVTIVVSFVIYIVGLVLLTLLGHAVHYSKFEILCGNSIEWVKIVVSNNPTPSTDNQPMHGNCRTPVYISLILIAIGTGMIRANISPFGGDQVKNENSNVMRAFFNWFYWAINIGAFIGIGGVSFLQQYLNFFWGFLAPTVAIGISMIVFILGRPFYALKKPTGSVLTNIFRIVVEAFRGRSRRRRHFSNQNSNQILSPLAKPSFLDMAKVRYGGSWHDSMVDDVKSLGTIILVFVALIPYWMVYFQMQTTFLLQGLHMRATFKPNCVNIANSTTNTSLMVTETSDSIVPTDCKEDPFSFPAAWLTIFNVITVLLLIPLMERVIYPFLDKRNIHISLLKRIIIGMIFIMLAVICAGVLEIYRLRNVHDRKNVWVQTIGTTQYYAAHLWIFWQILQYALIGISEVFTSIAGLEFAYSQAPKSMHSLIMGLFYLSGGLGNVFGVLLYDFTTNVVGWKSNKDTANINYMKLWKYFFLLAVIQFITIIIFSFVSQSYEAKEKKARQKNNIQRTSLIPPLD; translated from the exons ATGATGAGACAACAGGGAGGAGACAATGAAACGTCACCATTGTTAAAGAGGCAAAACTCTGATTCacaaaattataaaagttaTAGAAGAAAAGTTGCTTGTTCTACAATATCATTAACCCAGATGTTTGAGCGAATTGCATTTTATGGTGTGTCCGCAAACATGGTGTTGTTTCTAAACCAAGAACCCCTTCATTGGGCTGCAGATGAGGCTGTACAGGTTACCTTCATATTCACTGGACTTGCGTACATGTTTTCGCTTATTGGTGGCATACTAGCTGATTCGTTCTTTGGTAGATTTGTCACAATTGTTGTCAGTTTTGTTATATACATTGTGGGTTTAGTGCTTCTAACGCTTCTTGGGCATGCAGTGCACTATTCGAAATTTGAGATTTTGTGCGGCAATTCAATTGAATGGGTTAAAATTGTAGTGTCGAACAATCCAACGCCATCAACCGATAACCAACCTATGCACGGCAATTGTAGAACACCGGTGTATATCTCGCTGATTTTAATAGCTATTGGAACTGGTATGATTAGAGCTAACATATCACCATTTGGAGGGGATCAG gttaaaaatgaaaattccAATGTGATGCGAGCATTTTTCAATTGGTTTTACTGGGCGATTAATATCGGTGCGTTCATCGGAATAGGCGGGGTTTCCTTCCTACAGCAATACCTTAACTTCTTCTGGGGATTTCTGGCACCAACAGTTGCTATTGGAATCTCAATGATTGTATTTATTCTTGGACGTCCGTTCTATGCTTTGAAAAAGCCGACAGGAAGTGTTTTAACTAATATTTTCAGAATAGTGGTCGAGGCTTTTAGGGGAAGATCGAGACGCCGTCGACATTTCAGCAACCAAAATAG caATCAAATATTGAGTCCATTGGCAAAGCCATCGTTCCTAGACATGGCAAAAGTCCGCTATGGCGGAAGTTGGCACGATTCAATGGTGGATGATGTGAAGAGTTTGGGTACGATCATTTTAGTGTTTGTGGCCCTCATCCCATACTGGATGGTGTACTTTCAG atgcAGACAACATTCCTTTTGCAAGGTCTCCACATGAGAGCAACATTTAAACCAAATTGTGTAAACATTGCCAATTCTACTACCAATACAAGCTTAATGGTCACAGAAACTTCAGACAGTATTGTGCCCACTGACTGTAAAGAAGATCCA TTTTCGTTTCCTGCCGCATGGTTGACCATTTTCAACGTTATCACTGTTCTTCTTCTCATCCCGTTAATGGAACGCGTCATCTACCCATTCCTGGATAAACGCAACATTCACATCTCACTTCTAAAGCGCATCATCATTGGAATGATCTTTATTATGTTAGCGGTCATCTGTGCCGGAGTCTTGGAGATTTACCGACTCAGAAACGTGCACGATCGTAAGAATGTCTGGGTACAAACTATAGGTACGACGCAATACTATGCTGCGCATTTGTGGATCTTTTGGCAGATACTTCAGTACGCGTTGATAGGAATCAGTGAAGTCTTCACAAGCATAGCAG gTCTCGAGTTCGCATATTCACAAGCACCAAAGTCAATGCACAGCCTGATAATGGGCCTTTTCTACTTATCTGGAGGATTGGGTAATGTTTTTGGAGTGCTTCTCTATGACTTCACTACTAACGTTGTAGGATGGAAATCAAATAAGGATACAGCCAACATAAATTATATGAAATTGTGGAAATACTTCTTCTTACTTGCTGTGATCCAGTTCATAACCATTATCATTTTTAGTTTTGTCTCGCAGTCTTACGAAGCGAAGGAAAAAAAAGCAAGACAGAAGAACAACATTCAAAGAACGTCCCTAATACCGCCATTAGATTAA
- the LOC140044657 gene encoding C-signal-like: protein MNVRSVIITGANRGIGLEFVKQFVALPKPPSHLISTCRSPEQATELQSIAKSNSNVHVLQLDILSDDSINAFTDKVKNILEGQGLNLLLNNAGVHLERFGDFDKVSRNGLEQSFSAHITGPVKICQDLLPSLKAAAAASPQPGMSVSKAAIIHFSSIMASIASVGPGGPPSSYSYQVTKSAVNMLTKLMSVDLESSGILVACIHPGWVKTDMGGPNGQLTTDQSVKSLFELFSSFNKSSAGKLFSYNGEIIPW from the exons ATGAACGTCCGATCTGTAATAATCACCGGTGCAAATAGAGGAATAGGGCTTGAATTTGTCAAACAATTCGTGGCTCTTCCTAAGCCTCCCTCTCATCTGATTTCAACGTGCAGATCGCCGGAGCAGGCAACTGAGTTGCAGTCCATTGCAAAATCCAACTCAAACGTTCATGTTTTGCAGTTGG ATATACTCAGTGATGACTCTATAAATGCATTTACTGACAAAGTCAAGAACATTTTAGAGGGACAAGGCTTGAATTTACTACTAAACAATGCCGGGGTACATCTGGAGAGATTTGGCGACTTTGATAAAGTCTCACGAAATGGATTGGAGCAGAGTTTTAGTGCACATATTACTGGTCCAGTTAAAATTTGTCAG GATTTGCTTCCATCACTGAAAGCAGCTGCCGCAGCTTCCCCGCAGCCTGGCATGAGTGTATCAAAAGCAGCCATTATCCACTTCTCTTCCATCATGGCATCCATTGCATCAGTTGGACCTGGTGGACCTCCTTCTTCATATTCATACCAAGTAACAAAG TCTGCTGTTAACATGCTGACCAAGCTGATGAGTGTTGACCTTGAGTCGTCTGGAATCCTTGTCGCATGTATTCATCCAGGCTGGGTGAAAACCGACATGGGCGGTCCAAACGGCCAACTGACCACTGACCAAAGTGTTAAAAGTCTGTTTGAGTTGTTCAGTTCCTTCAACAAATCATCTGCCGGTAAACTGTTTAGTTACAACGGCGAAATAATACCTTGGTAA